A window of the Diospyros lotus cultivar Yz01 unplaced genomic scaffold, ASM1463336v1 superscaf1, whole genome shotgun sequence genome harbors these coding sequences:
- the LOC127792829 gene encoding flavonol 3-O-glucosyltransferase UGT89B1-like: MSNSGDGNGKAVHILAFPFPAPGHVIPMIDLTKLLLTRGISVTVLVTPRHLHLLEPLLKSHPSSAIDTLVLSPPEVPPSCTTYNPVARMNALAELYDPILQWFRSRPSPPVAILSDFLLGWTNRLTSDIGVPRIVFWTTGAASVSSFNWLYRDLTVYDIHRDDESVLSLSGVPNSHKYPWWQLSQLLPNFQHGDPGWAFFLDSLMSNVQSWGAVINSFDELERVYVDHLMQEMGHDRVWTVGPLLPSDDDQTASSNRGGSSSIPVDEVMRWLNSKPDNSVVYVCFGSRWTITDQQVAALAGALECSGVNFIWVVKEGVVLLNGFEERVERRGFIIKGWAPQVPILNHRAVGTFVSHCGWNSTLEALTAGVLMLTWPLGADQFFNAKLLVDELGVAVRFCDDGDRAVPDSAGLARLLGEWVGGARPVRLMELCRAATEALKAGGNSSKGLEMLVQVLRSLN, from the coding sequence ATGTCTAACTCCGGCGACGGCAACGGCAAGGCAGTACACATCCTTGCTTTTCCTTTTCCGGCGCCAGGCCATGTGATACCCATGATCGACTTAACCAAGCTGCTACTCACCCGCGGCATAAGCGTCACCGTTTTAGTCACCCCACGTCACCTCCATCTCCTCGAACCCCTCCTGAAATCTCACCCTTCTTCCGCCATTGACACTCTGGTTCTCTCTCCTCCAGAGGTTCCTCCATCTTGCACGACGTACAATCCTGTTGCCAGAATGAACGCCCTGGCAGAACTCTACGATCCCATTCTCCAATGGTTCCGATCTCGCCCTTCGCCTCCGGTGGCCATCTTGTCGGACTTTCTTCTCGGTTGGACCAACCGCCTCACCTCCGACATCGGCGTGCCACGTATCGTCTTCTGGACCACCGGCGCTGCCTCCGTTTCCAGTTTCAACTGGCTGTACCGCGATCTTACGGTCTACGATATCCATCGCGACGACGAATCCGTACTTTCACTTTCGGGGGTGCCAAATTCCCATAAATACCCCTGGTGGCAACTCAGCCAATTGCTTCCGAACTTCCAGCACGGAGACCCGGGTTGGGCATTTTTCCTGGACTCCCTGATGAGCAATGTTCAATCCTGGGGCGCCGTTATCAACAGTTTCGATGAGTTGGAGCGGGTCTACGTGGACCACTTGATGCAGGAGATGGGCCACGATCGGGTTTGGACAGTGGGCCCTTTACTGCCGTCGGATGATGATCAGACGGCATCCAGCAACCGCGGGGGGTCCAGTTCCATACCAGTTGATGAAGTGATGCGCTGGTTGAACTCCAAGCCAGATAACTCGGTGGTCTATGTGTGCTTCGGGAGCCGCTGGACGATCACAGATCAGCAAGTGGCGGCGCTGGCGGGGGCGCTTGAGTGTAGCGGCGTGAATTTCATCTGGGTCGTGAAGGAGGGCGTCGTTTTGCTTAACGGGTTTGAGGAACGAGTGGAGCGTAGGGGGTTTATCATCAAAGGGTGGGCCCCGCAGGTGCCCATACTGAATCACCGAGCGGTGGGCACGTTTGTGAGTCACTGCGGGTGGAACTCGACGTTGGAGGCGCTGACGGCGGGGGTGTTGATGCTGACTTGGCCGCTGGGTGCGGACCAGTTCTTTAATGCCAAGCTGCTGGTGGATGAGCTTGGAGTGGCTGTTAGGTTCTGCGATGATGGGGACCGAGCCGTTCCTGACTCGGCTGGGTTGGCTCGGTTGTTGGGCGAGTGGGTGGGCGGGGCTCGGCCTGTCCGACTCATGGAGCTCTGTAGGGCGGCTACTGAGGCGCTGAAAGCAGGAGGAAACTCCAGCAAAGGTCTGGAAATGCTGGTTCAGGTGCTTCGCAGCTTAAATTAA